In Peromyscus leucopus breed LL Stock chromosome 16_21, UCI_PerLeu_2.1, whole genome shotgun sequence, a single genomic region encodes these proteins:
- the LOC114696466 gene encoding keratin-associated protein 12-1-like, whose protein sequence is MCHTSCSSGCQPACCVSSPCQPACCRPAICIPVRYQVACCVPVSCRPTVCMAPSCQSSVCVPVSCRPVCVSSSCQSSGCCQPSCPTLVCRPVTCSTPSCC, encoded by the coding sequence atgTGTCACACCAGCTGCTCCTCAGGCTGCCAGCCAGcctgctgtgtgtccagcccctgccagccagcctgctgCAGGCCTGCCATATGCATTCCTGTGAGGTACCAGGTGgcctgctgtgtgcctgtgagCTGCAGGCCCACTGTGTGCATGGCTCCCTCCTGccagtcctctgtgtgtgtgcccgtgaGCTGCCGGCCTGTCTGTGTGAGCTCCTCCTGCCAGTCATCCGGGTGCTGCCAgccctcctgccccaccctggTGTGCAGACCTGTCACCTGCAGCACCCCCTCCTGCTGCTGA
- the LOC114696465 gene encoding keratin-associated protein 12-1-like — MGRSCRHLHPPPDQPASTMCHTSCSSGCQPACCVSSPCQASCCVSSPCQASCCVSSPCQASCCVSSPCQPACCRPAICIPVRYQVACCVPVSCRPTVCMAPSCQSSVCVPVSCRPVCVSSSCQSSGGCQPSCPTLVCRPVTCSTPSCC; from the coding sequence ATGGGCAGGAGCTGCAGACATCTTCACCCTCCTCcagaccagccagcctccaccatgTGTCACACCAGCTGCTCCTCAGGCTGCCAGCCAGcctgctgtgtgtccagcccTTGCCAGGCATcctgctgtgtgtccagccccTGCCAGGCATcctgctgtgtgtccagccccTGCCAGGCATcctgctgtgtgtccagcccctgccagccagcctgctgCAGGCCTGCCATATGCATTCCTGTGAGGTACCAGGTGgcctgctgtgtgcctgtgagCTGCAGGCCCACTGTGTGCATGGCTCCCTCCTGccagtcctctgtgtgtgtgcccgtgaGCTGCCGGCCTGTCTGTGTGAGCTCCTCCTGCCAGTCATCCGGGGGCTGCCAgccctcctgccccaccctggTCTGCAGACCTGTCACCTGTAGCACCCCCTCCTGCTGCTGA
- the LOC114696464 gene encoding keratin-associated protein 12-1, whose translation MCHTSCSSGCQPACCVSSPCQASCCVSSPCQASCCVSSPCQASCCVSSPCQPACCRPAICIPVRYQVTCCVPVSCRPTVCMAPSCQSSVCVPVSCRPVCVSSSCQSSGCCQPSCPTLVCRPVTCSNSSCC comes from the coding sequence atgTGTCACACCAGCTGCTCCTCAGGCTGCCAGCCAGcctgctgtgtgtccagccccTGCCAGGCATCTTGCTGTGTGTCCAGCCCCTGCCAGGCATCTTGCTGTGTGTCCAGCCCCTGCCAGGCATcctgctgtgtgtccagcccctgccagccagcctgctgCAGGCCTGCCATATGCATTCCTGTGAGGTACCAGGTGAcctgctgtgtgcctgtgagCTGCAGGCCCACTGTGTGCATGGCTCCCTCCTGccagtcctctgtgtgtgtgcccgtgaGCTGCCGGCCTGTCTGTGTGAGCTCCTCCTGCCAGTCATCCGGGTGCTGCCAgccctcctgccccaccctggTCTGCAGACCTGTCACCTGCAGCAACTCCTCCTGCTGCTGA